A region of Paraburkholderia largidicola DNA encodes the following proteins:
- a CDS encoding LysR family transcriptional regulator translates to MDPIPQASTDERERLDLLDVALFVRAALLANVSAAGREFGLSPAVASARIASLERLLGARLLHRTTRRVSLTQEGEVFMTRAETLLDAAAAARASVGRGQAEPQGRLRVSMPSSFGRQHVSPVITQFLRRYPGVSVDLRLTDKIVDLVDAGVDVGIRLGALKDSTLIARRLAANRRVICCAPSYLAAHGTPHHPSDLAQHECVILSDQRDWSFVTPAGPLTVRVGGRLATDNGEVIRDALLAGFGIALKSTWDVAPHLRSGELVTVLDSYPLGETVAIWAVYPSRAFVPPKTVAFIDFLAAHFGDPPYWDNELDRAAS, encoded by the coding sequence ATGGATCCGATCCCCCAGGCGTCGACCGATGAACGCGAGCGACTCGATCTGCTCGACGTCGCGCTGTTCGTGCGCGCCGCTTTGCTCGCCAACGTGTCGGCGGCGGGACGCGAATTCGGGCTGTCGCCCGCCGTCGCGAGCGCGCGCATCGCCAGTCTCGAACGGCTGCTGGGTGCGCGCCTGCTGCACCGGACCACGCGCCGCGTCAGCCTCACGCAGGAAGGCGAAGTCTTCATGACCCGCGCCGAAACGCTGCTCGACGCGGCGGCCGCCGCGCGTGCGTCGGTTGGGCGTGGCCAGGCCGAGCCGCAGGGGCGGCTGCGCGTGTCGATGCCGTCGTCGTTCGGACGGCAGCATGTGTCGCCCGTGATTACGCAGTTTCTGCGCCGCTATCCGGGTGTGAGCGTCGATCTGCGGCTCACCGACAAGATCGTCGATCTCGTCGATGCCGGCGTCGACGTCGGCATCCGGCTGGGCGCGCTGAAAGATTCGACGCTCATCGCGCGGCGGCTCGCGGCGAACCGTCGCGTGATCTGCTGCGCGCCATCGTATCTGGCCGCGCATGGCACGCCGCATCATCCGTCGGATCTCGCGCAGCATGAATGCGTGATCCTCTCCGATCAGCGCGACTGGTCGTTCGTCACGCCAGCGGGACCGTTGACGGTACGCGTCGGCGGGCGTCTCGCGACTGATAACGGCGAAGTGATCCGCGATGCGTTGCTGGCGGGATTCGGCATCGCGTTGAAATCGACCTGGGATGTCGCGCCGCATCTGCGCAGCGGCGAACTCGTGACGGTGCTCGATTCGTATCCACTTGGGGAAACCGTCGCGATCTGGGCGGTCTATCCGTCGCGCGCGTTCGTACCGCCGAAAACGGTCGCGTTCATCGACTTCCTCGCCGCGCATTTCGGCGACCCGCCCTACTGGGACAACGAACTGGACCGCGCGGCGAGCTGA